From Microbacterium sp. 10M-3C3:
ATCTCGGCACGTCGCTGCTGACCGGCTCGTCGGTCGGGGCCGAGCTTGCCGACAAGGCGCGCGTGACGGTGCCGCTCGGCCTCCTCGCGCTGCTCGTGGCCCTGCTGATCGCCGTGCCGTTCGGCGTGCTCGCCGCCCTCCGCCGCGGACGCCCCGGCGGCGCGGCGCTGAGCGTGGGGGCGCAGGCCCTCGCCGCCGTGCCGGTGGTGTGGGCGGGCATGATGCTCGTCGTCGTGTTCGCGGTGTGGCTCGGCTGGCTGCCCGCGCAGGGCTTCCCCCGCGCGGGCTGGGCGCAGCCCGCCGATGCGCTCCGCGCCCTCGTACTGCCCGCCGTGACGATCGGGGTCGTCGAGGGTGCGATGCTCATGCGCTTCGTCCGCAGCGCGACGCTGCAGGCCATCGGGCAGGACTATGTGCGCACCGCCGCCGCGAAGGGGCTCACCCGCACGCAGGCGCTCGTGCGCCACGGGCTGCCCACCGTCGCCCTCTCGGTCATCACCGTGCTGGGCCTGCAGATCGCCGGGATCCTCGTGGGCGCCGTCGTGATCGAGCAGCTGTTCACCCTCCCCGGCATCGGCCGCATGCTCGTGAGCGACGTGGGCAACCGCGACCTGCCGAAGGTGCAGGGCGAGCTCCTCGCCCTCACCGGGTTCGTGCTGATCATCGGGTTCGTCGTCGACCTGCTGCACCGCAGCCTCGATCCGCGCCAGCGGGACGCCGCATGAGCGCCCCGGCGACCGCGCGGTCGCGACGCCGCTGGCCCGCGCGCCTGTGGCGCCTGGGCACGGGGCGGTTCGGGCTCATCGTGGTGGGCGTGATCGTGCTCGCCGCGCTCGTCTCCCTCGCATGGACGCCGTTCGACCCGCAGGAGGTCGACCTCGCCGGCCGTTGGGCCGATCCGGGCTGGCCGCATGTGCTCGGCACCGACAACAACGGGCGCGACATCGCAAGCCTCCTGCTCGCCGGGGCGCGCACGACCGTGCTCGTCGCGGTGGGCGCCGGCGCGGTCGCGACGGTGCTCGGGCTCCTCCTCGCCGCCCTCGGCGCGCTCACCACACGCTGGGTGCGCGAGTCGGTCGCCGTGCTCGTCGACATCCTCATCGCGTTCCCGGTGCTGATCATCGCGATGATGATCGCGGCCGTGTGGGGCGGGTCGCTGTGGGTCGTGGTGTGGGCCGTGGGGATCGGATTCGGCGTCAACATCGCACGGGTGACGCGGCCCGAGCTGCGGCGCGTGCTGCACAGCGACTATGTCCTCGCCGGTCGCGCTGCGGGCCTCACCCCCGCGCAGAACCTCGTGCGCCATCTCCTTCCCAACGTCGCCCCGGTGTTCATCGTGCAGCTCTCGTGGGGCATGGCGGTGGCGGTGCTCGCCGAGGCGGGCCTGTCCTACCTCGGCGTCGGCGCGCCGCGCACCGAGCCGTCGTGGGGCCTGCTCCTCAGCGACCTGCAGGCCTACATCACGGTGCACCCGCTGTCGGTGGTGTGGCCGGGCCTCGCGATCACCGCGACGGTCCTGGGGCTCAACCTGCTGGGCGACGCACTGCGCGAGGCTACCGACCCGACGCTCGGCGAGCGCACCCCCGCCGCGCGCCTGCACGTGCCGGGGGTGGTCTCGTGAGCGCCCTGTCGGTGCGCGACCTCGTCGTCGAGATCGGCGGTCGCCGCGTCGTGGACGGCATCTCGTTCGACGTGCCCGAGGGCGGGCGCGTGGGGCTCATCGGGGAATCCGGATCGGGGAAGTCGCTCACGGCCCTCGCGATCCTCGGCCTCCTGCCGGAGGGCGCCATCGCGCACGGCAGCGTCTCGTGGCGCGGCCGCGAGATCCTCGGCCTTCCCGACCGCGAGCTCGCCGGCATCCGCGGCGACGAGATCGGCATGGTGTTCCAGGAGCCGGCGACGGCCCTCAATCCCATCCGCACGGTCGGACGGCAGATCGCCGAGTCGATCCGCATCCACGAACGCGTTCCTCGCGCGCAGGCGCGCGCCCGGGCGGTCGCGGAGGCCGAGCGCGTCGCCCTCCCCGATCCCGCCGCGATCGTGCGGCGGTACCCGCATCAGCTCTCCGGCGGTCAGCGGCAGCGCGCCGCGATCGCGGCGGCCCTGGCCGCCCGTCCGCGACTGCTCATCGCCGACGAACCCACCACGGCGCTCGACGTCACGATCCAGGCGGGCATCCTGCGCCTCCTCGCCGACCTGGTCTCCGACTCCGGCATGTCGCTCGTCTTCATCACGCACGACCTCGCCGTGCTCAGCGAGATCGCCGCGGACGCCGTCGTGCTCGAGCACGGGCGCGTGGTCGAGGCCGGCCCGCTGTCGCAGCTGCTCAGGGCGCCGGAGTCCCCCGTCACGCAGGCCCTCCTGCGGGATGCGACGGCGACCCTGTGGCGACCCGAGCCGGATGGGGGCGGCCGCGCATGAGCGACATCCTGCTCCAGGCGCGGGGTCTGTCGCGCACCTACGTCGCACCGCGGCGCACGCTCTTGGGGCCACGGCCGCGCACGAGCGCGCTCGGCGACGTCGACCTCGACGTCGCCGCCGGGTCGGCGCTGGGCGTGATCGGCGAGTCCGGTTCGGGCAAGTCGACGCTCATGCGGCTGCTCCTCGCGCTCGACGTCCCTGACGCGGGCACGGTGAGCTTCGACGGCCGTCCGGTCGACGCACGCCGCGGAGCGCGCGCGCTGCACTGGCTCCGCCGGGAGACCGGCGTCGTCTTCCAGGACCCGTACGCGTCGCTCGATCCGCGCATGAGCATCGGACGCATCGTCGGCGAGCCGCTGTGCGCGCTGGATGTGCCCGGCGACCGCCGCGCCCGCGTGCGCCAGGTGCTCGAGCAGGTGGGACTCGAGGCCGACATGGCGGCGCGCTTTCCGCACGAGTTCTCCGGCGGGCAGCGCCAGCGCATCGCGATCGCACGCGCGATCGTGCACCGCCCGCGGCTGCTGGTCGGCGACGAGCCGCTGTCGGCCCTCGACGTGACCGTGCGCGCGCAGATCCTCAGGCTGTTGCGCGACCTGCGCCGCGGCGAAGGCCTCACGCTCGTGCTCGTCAGCCACGACATCGGCGTCGTCCAGAACCTGTGCGACGACGTGGTGGTCATGAAGGACGGGCGCGTCGTCGAGGAGGGCCCGACTGAGAAGGTGCTCCTCCAACCGCAGGCGGCCTATACGCGCACGCTCCTGGCGTCCGTGCCGACGATCCAGCCGTAAGAGCACAGGCGGCGCGGCGACGGCCGCATCCGTCCGTCGCGCGTCGCCCCTGCACGTCGGCGGGGCCCTCTAGGGTCGGACCATGACCCCCCGGCACGCGATCGTCCCCCCGTTCCTCCTCGCGCGCATCGCCGAGTCGGCGCCGTCCACGATGGCGCGCGCGGCCGCCGCCGCCGCACGGACGCTCGCCGCGCCGCGACCCGCGCGCGGCCGGTCGCGCCTGCGGCTGTCGATCGAGCACGGCGCCCTCGTCGCCGAGACCTCGCCCGCGCCCGATCGCGTCGTCTCCGACGCCGGCGGCGTCGAGCGCCTCCCGGGGCGGCGCGTGCGCGGCGAGGACGAGCCGCCCACGGGCGACGCGGCCGCCGACGAGGCCTTCGATGGCCTCGGCGCCACGTTCGACTTCTTCTGGGACGCGTTCTCCCGCAACGGCATCGACGGCGCCGGCGGCTCCCTCCTCGCGACCGTGCACTACGGCCGCGACTACGACAACGCGTTCTGGAACGGCGAGCGCATGGTGTTCGGGGACGGCGACGGCGAGGTGTTCGCGGGGTTCACGCGGTCGCTCTCGGTCATCGCGCACGAGCTCGCGCACGGCGTCACCGACGCGGAGGGCGGACTCGAGTACGAGGGGCAGTCCGGCGCGCTCAACGAGTCGCTCTCCGACGTGTTCGGAGCCCTCGCCGAGCAGCACGCGGCGGGCCAGACCGCGGCCGCCGCGTCGTGGCTCATCGGCGAGGGGATCTTCACCCCCGCCGTGCAGGGCGTCGCCCTGCGCTCGATGAAGGCCCCGGGCACCGCGTACGACGACGACGTGCTCGGCTCCGACCCGCAGCCGGCCCACATGCGCGACTACGTCGAGACGACCGAGGACAACGGCGGCGTCCACATCAACTCCGGCATCCCCAACCGCGCGTTCTACCTCACGGCGACGGCGCTCGGCGGCCGGGCGTGGGAGCGCGCGGGCCTCATCTGGTACCGCACGCTCGAGGGCGACCTGTCCCCCACAATCGACTTCGCGGGCTTCGCGCGGGCGACGCTGGCGACGGCGGCGACGGAGTACGGTGAGGACTCGGAGGAGGTCGCCGCGGTGCGCTCCGGATGGAGCGGCGTCGGCGTGCTCGAGGATGGATCAGCCGGAGCCTGACCGCGACGACGCGCACCCGCTCACGGTGAGCGTCGTCCGCTCGGGCGGCATCGCGGGCATGCGACGCGAGTGGCGCGCGCGACCCGACGCCGCCGATGCCGACCGCTGGCGGCGCATGCTGTCGTCGTGCCCGTGGGACGAGGACGCCGCGACCGGACACGGCACCGACCGATCCGCCGACCGCTACGTGTGGCGCATCCGGGTCGACGACGCCGACGCCGACCCGCGCATGGCCGACGTGCCCGACTCGGCCCTCGACGGCGCATGGCGAGAGCTCGTCGACGCGGTGCGGGAGGCCGCATCCGCCGTCAGCCGAGCAGACCGCGCTTCTTCTTGAGCTTCGGGATGCTCTTCTGCAGGTAGACGACGCCCAGCCAACGCCCGAACTTGAACCCGACCCGGCCCATGCGGCCGACCTCGGTGAAGCCGAGCTTCTCGTGAAGGGCGATCGAGGCGTCGGCCCCCTTGTCGCTGATCGCGGCGACGACCTCGCGGATGCCCGCCTGCTGCACGGCATCCAGGAGCGCCTCCAGCAGCGCCCGGCCGAGTCCCTTGCCGGCGGCCGCCTGGCCGAGGTAGATCGAGTCTTCCACCGTGTAGCGGTAGGCCGACTTCGACTTCCACGGCTGCACCAGGGCGTAGCCGAGCACCTGCCCCGTCGGCGACTCGGCGACGAGGAACGGCATGCCGAGCTTCTGCAGGTGCGCGAACTTCTCCCGCCACTGCGCGATCTTCCACGGCTTCTCGTCGAACGTGACGACCGAGTTCGTGACGTAGTAGTTGTAGATCTCCCGGATGTCGGGGATATCCTGCTCTTCCGCGGGGCGGATCGTGTACGAGAACGGCCGCTCGGGCTCCGGGCGACGCCGCAAGTGCAGCGGCAGACGCCGCCGGCTCTTGTCGTATTCGTCCTCCAGCACGCGCCCAGCCTACGGCGTGCGCCGAACCCGCACCGTGCGAGCGAGACGGCACGTTCGGGCGTGCACTCTCGGCGCGCCGGTGCACTCTCGACGGTCAGGCCGGGATGCGCCAGTCGACGGGGGTCGCACCCTGCTCCTCGAGGAGCGCGTTCGTGCGTGAGAACGGCCGCGAGCCGAAGAAGCCGCGCGATGCGGACAGAGGCGACGGATGCGGCGACGCGACGACGGGCGTCGACGCCAGGAGCGGCTGGAGCCCCGCCGCATCCCTCCCCCACAGGATCGCGACGAGCGGCGCGTCGCGCGCCACGAGTGTGCGGATGGCGTGCTCGGTGACCGCCTCCCACCCCCACCCTCGGTGGGATCCCGGCGCGCCGGGGGCGACGGTGAGCACGCGATTGAGCAGCATGACGCCCTGGTCGCTCCACGCCGACAGGTCGCCGTGCGGCGCGGGCGCGATGCCGAGGTCGTCGTGCAGCTCGCGGTAGATGTTCGACAGGCTCCGCGGCAACGGCCGCACGTGGGCGTCGACGGCGAACGACAGTCCGATCGGGTGCCCGGGCGTGGGGTACGGATCCTGCCCGACGATGAGCACGCGCACGTCGGCGAGCGGCCGCTGGAACGCCCGCAGCACACGGTCGCCCGCGGGCAGGTACATGCGGCCGGCGGCGACCTCCGCGCGCAGGCGGTCGCCGATCTCGGCGATCTTCGACCCCGCCGGGGCGAGGGCGTCCGCCCACCCCTCGTCGATCAATCTCGCGGCGGCGAGCTCGGCGAGGCTCTTCGCCACGTCAGGCGGCGTCCTCGTCGAGCACCGAGCCCTGCGCCGACCACGGGAAGTCGATCCACAGCGCGGTGTCCTTCCACGAGTAGTCGGGGCGCACGATCGTGGTCGGCTTCGTGTAGATGACGACCGAGCGCATGTCGGCACCGCGGTCCTCGAGGAGCTTCACAGCGAGCGCGAGGGTGCGGCCGCTGTCGGCGACGTCGTCCACGAGCAGCACGCGCCGGCCCTGCAGGTAGTCGATGTCCAGGAGGGGCGGCAGCACCTCGGGCGCGTCCAGCACCGTGCCGATCCCGGTGTAGAACTCGACGTTGAGCGCGCCGCAGTTCTTCACGCCGAGTCCGTACGCGATGGCCCCGGCCGGCAGGAGTCCCCCGCGCGCGATCGCCACGACCACCTCGGGCACGAACCCGTCGGCGAGGATGCGGCGGGCCAGATCCCGCGACGCCTGCCCGAACTGGTCCCACGTCAGGATCTCGCGCTCACCGACTGCCTCGCCCACGAGCTCTCCTCTCACCGGGATCCCCAGCCTAGAGCCGCTCCCGGGCGCGACCGAAACGCCGGTGTAGTCTCGGCGCGTGACCCGAGCCCCCGCCCCCGCGCACGGGCGCGCCGGCGCGCTGCGCTCGTCGGCGCTCGGGGTCACGGCGGGCCTCATCGGCTGGTTCATCGTCGTCGAGCTCGTGAGCGGCATCCTGCAGGGGTACTACGTGCCCCTGTTCAGCGACATCGTCGTGCACCTGGGCATCCGCGACGCCGACGTGAACTGGTTCGAGGCCGGGCAGCTGCTGCTGTCAGCCCTCGTGCTGCCGATCCTCGCGAAGCTCGGTGACATGTTCGGGCACAAGAAGATCCTGCTGATCTCGGCGCTGCTGACGGCCGCCGCCAGCTGGGGACTGGTCTTCGCCGACTCGTTCTGGACGTTCCTGCTCGCGTGGTCGCTGCAGGGGTTCTACGTCGTGTGGCTGCCGCTGGAGATCGCGCTCATCTTCGAGCGCGGTCGCCGGCAGGAGCGGGGCGTGTCGCAGACGCGCCGCGCCGCGGGCCTGCTCGTCGTGGGCCTGCAGGCGGGCGCGATCCTCGGCGCCCTCGCGGCCGGCCGCCTGTTCGCGGCATCCGGCGGGAACCTCACGGTCGTGCTCATGGTGCCCGCGATCGCGGTGACGCTCGTGTCGCTCGTGATCTGGCTCGGCGTGCCGGAGTCCGAGCCGGTGCCCGGTCGCCGGCTGGATGTCGGCGGCTTCGTCATCCTCGCGTTCGCCCTCCTGCTCGTCACGGGCGGCCTGTCGTTCCTGCGGGTGCCCGCGGGACCCGGGCCGGGCGTCGTCGTGGCCCTCGTCGTCGCGGGGATCGCGGTGCTCGCCGCGTTCGTCTGGTACGAGCTGCGCCAGCCCGACCCCGCCGTCGACATCCGCGTGCTCGTGAAGCCGCAGATGTGGCCCGTGCAGGCGACCGCGTTCCTCGTGGGGATCAGCCTGCTGGGCGCGCAGGGACCGCTCGCCACCTACGCCGGCACCGACCGGTCGCTCGGCTACGGGTTGGGGCTCGACGCGACCGACCGCTCGAACGTCATCGGCGTCTATCTCGTGTCGCTCATCGCGGGAGCGGTCGTCTTCGCCGTCACGTCGCGCCGGTGGAATCCTCGGGTCGTGCTCATCGGCGCGGCCGTGCTCGTCGGCGTCGGATACACCCTCTTCGTGCCGTTCCACCGCGAGCTGTGGCAGGTGCTGCTGAACCTGTCGATCGCGGGTATCGGGTCGGGCGCGCTGGTGGGCGCGATGCCGGCCGCCGCCGCCGCGGCCGCGCCGCGCGGGCAGACCGGCATCGCCTCGGCCCTCACGAACACGACCAAGACGATCGGCGGCACGTTCGCGTCGGCGGTGTTCGGCGTCGTCCTCGCCGGTGCGGCGGGCGCCGCGGTGGCCTCGACCGCCGCCCCGCTCGTCGGCTACATCACGGTGTGGATCGTGTGCGCGGCGGGCGGATTCCTCGCGGCCGTGCTGCTGCTGTTCGTGCCCGGAGTCGCCTTCGCCGACAGCCTTCCGGATGCCGCGGCCGCCGCATCCGGCGCCTCGCCCACCCGCTGACCGGGCGTCAGTCCTCGACGCGCCGCACGCGCAGCGGCCCGCGCGCGAGGAGGTGCTGCGCCGACTGGGCGACGGGGCGCATCGTGACGAGGTCGAGGTTCACGTGGCCGGGCGCGTTGAGCGCGTACGCGATCACGTCGGCGACGTCGCCCGCGGTCAGCGGCGCCTCGACGCCGTCGTACACGCTGTCGGCGGCGCTCCGGTCGCCGCGCAGCCGGTTGAGGGAGAACTCCTCCGTCTGCACCATGCCCGGCGCGATCTGGATGACGCGGATGGGCTCGCCGTTCAGCTCGAGGCGCAGCGCGCTCGCGAGCATCGCCTCGCCGGCCTTCGCGGCGTTGTATCCGGCGCCGCCCGCATAGGCGGTCTGCGCCGCCGTCGAGGTCACGAACAGCGTGTCGGCGTGGCCGTCGGCCGCGGCCGCCTCGCGCAGGAGCGGCAGCAGGGCGGCGACGAGGAACTGGGCCGACAGCACGTTCGCCTCGAACATCCAGCGCCAGTCGTCGGCGAAGCCGTCCTCGACGCGGTCGGCGCCGCGCGCACCGCCGGCGACGTGGACGAGCGCGTGGACGGGGCCGGATGCGGCGAGCCACTCGGCGAGCGCGGCGACGTCCTCCTGCCGTATGAGGTCGGCGGCGTACGCCACGACGCCCGTCTCGGCCTCGAGCGCCTCGAGCCGGTCGGCACGCCGGGCCACCCCGACGACATCCCACCCGGAGGCGCGCAGCGCCCGCGCCGCCGCCTCGCCGATGCCCGAGCTCGCCCCTGTCACCACTGCACGTCGCGTCATGCCCGCCACGCTACCGCCGCTGTTACGTCACATTTCCCCGCCGTTGTCAGCCGCCGGACGCATGCGTAGCGTCGCATCCGACGACGGCACCGGCCGTCCTACCACGAACGCAGGAGCGAAACCATGTCGGCACCCGAGAACTGGCGGTTCGAGACCCAGCAGATCCACGCGGGCGCCCAGCCCGACCCGACGACGAACGCGCGCGCCACGCCGATCTACCAGACGACGTCGTACGTGTTCGACAACACCACGCACGCGGCGAACCTGTTCGCCCTCGCCGAGTTCGGCAACATCTA
This genomic window contains:
- a CDS encoding ABC transporter ATP-binding protein; protein product: MSALSVRDLVVEIGGRRVVDGISFDVPEGGRVGLIGESGSGKSLTALAILGLLPEGAIAHGSVSWRGREILGLPDRELAGIRGDEIGMVFQEPATALNPIRTVGRQIAESIRIHERVPRAQARARAVAEAERVALPDPAAIVRRYPHQLSGGQRQRAAIAAALAARPRLLIADEPTTALDVTIQAGILRLLADLVSDSGMSLVFITHDLAVLSEIAADAVVLEHGRVVEAGPLSQLLRAPESPVTQALLRDATATLWRPEPDGGGRA
- a CDS encoding ABC transporter permease, which gives rise to MSAPATARSRRRWPARLWRLGTGRFGLIVVGVIVLAALVSLAWTPFDPQEVDLAGRWADPGWPHVLGTDNNGRDIASLLLAGARTTVLVAVGAGAVATVLGLLLAALGALTTRWVRESVAVLVDILIAFPVLIIAMMIAAVWGGSLWVVVWAVGIGFGVNIARVTRPELRRVLHSDYVLAGRAAGLTPAQNLVRHLLPNVAPVFIVQLSWGMAVAVLAEAGLSYLGVGAPRTEPSWGLLLSDLQAYITVHPLSVVWPGLAITATVLGLNLLGDALREATDPTLGERTPAARLHVPGVVS
- a CDS encoding ABC transporter permease → MIRYALTRLALLVVGLAVASVLIFLSLRVLPGDVAQLIAGTDATPEAVAAIRESLGLNAPLWQQYGAWIAGVFRGDLGTSLLTGSSVGAELADKARVTVPLGLLALLVALLIAVPFGVLAALRRGRPGGAALSVGAQALAAVPVVWAGMMLVVVFAVWLGWLPAQGFPRAGWAQPADALRALVLPAVTIGVVEGAMLMRFVRSATLQAIGQDYVRTAAAKGLTRTQALVRHGLPTVALSVITVLGLQIAGILVGAVVIEQLFTLPGIGRMLVSDVGNRDLPKVQGELLALTGFVLIIGFVVDLLHRSLDPRQRDAA
- a CDS encoding protealysin inhibitor emfourin produces the protein MDQPEPDRDDAHPLTVSVVRSGGIAGMRREWRARPDAADADRWRRMLSSCPWDEDAATGHGTDRSADRYVWRIRVDDADADPRMADVPDSALDGAWRELVDAVREAASAVSRADRASS
- a CDS encoding GNAT family N-acetyltransferase codes for the protein MLEDEYDKSRRRLPLHLRRRPEPERPFSYTIRPAEEQDIPDIREIYNYYVTNSVVTFDEKPWKIAQWREKFAHLQKLGMPFLVAESPTGQVLGYALVQPWKSKSAYRYTVEDSIYLGQAAAGKGLGRALLEALLDAVQQAGIREVVAAISDKGADASIALHEKLGFTEVGRMGRVGFKFGRWLGVVYLQKSIPKLKKKRGLLG
- a CDS encoding ATP-binding cassette domain-containing protein, which encodes MSDILLQARGLSRTYVAPRRTLLGPRPRTSALGDVDLDVAAGSALGVIGESGSGKSTLMRLLLALDVPDAGTVSFDGRPVDARRGARALHWLRRETGVVFQDPYASLDPRMSIGRIVGEPLCALDVPGDRRARVRQVLEQVGLEADMAARFPHEFSGGQRQRIAIARAIVHRPRLLVGDEPLSALDVTVRAQILRLLRDLRRGEGLTLVLVSHDIGVVQNLCDDVVVMKDGRVVEEGPTEKVLLQPQAAYTRTLLASVPTIQP
- a CDS encoding MFS transporter, with product MTRAPAPAHGRAGALRSSALGVTAGLIGWFIVVELVSGILQGYYVPLFSDIVVHLGIRDADVNWFEAGQLLLSALVLPILAKLGDMFGHKKILLISALLTAAASWGLVFADSFWTFLLAWSLQGFYVVWLPLEIALIFERGRRQERGVSQTRRAAGLLVVGLQAGAILGALAAGRLFAASGGNLTVVLMVPAIAVTLVSLVIWLGVPESEPVPGRRLDVGGFVILAFALLLVTGGLSFLRVPAGPGPGVVVALVVAGIAVLAAFVWYELRQPDPAVDIRVLVKPQMWPVQATAFLVGISLLGAQGPLATYAGTDRSLGYGLGLDATDRSNVIGVYLVSLIAGAVVFAVTSRRWNPRVVLIGAAVLVGVGYTLFVPFHRELWQVLLNLSIAGIGSGALVGAMPAAAAAAAPRGQTGIASALTNTTKTIGGTFASAVFGVVLAGAAGAAVASTAAPLVGYITVWIVCAAGGFLAAVLLLFVPGVAFADSLPDAAAAASGASPTR
- a CDS encoding phosphoribosyltransferase, with the protein product MGEAVGEREILTWDQFGQASRDLARRILADGFVPEVVVAIARGGLLPAGAIAYGLGVKNCGALNVEFYTGIGTVLDAPEVLPPLLDIDYLQGRRVLLVDDVADSGRTLALAVKLLEDRGADMRSVVIYTKPTTIVRPDYSWKDTALWIDFPWSAQGSVLDEDAA
- a CDS encoding SDR family oxidoreductase, giving the protein MTRRAVVTGASSGIGEAAARALRASGWDVVGVARRADRLEALEAETGVVAYAADLIRQEDVAALAEWLAASGPVHALVHVAGGARGADRVEDGFADDWRWMFEANVLSAQFLVAALLPLLREAAAADGHADTLFVTSTAAQTAYAGGAGYNAAKAGEAMLASALRLELNGEPIRVIQIAPGMVQTEEFSLNRLRGDRSAADSVYDGVEAPLTAGDVADVIAYALNAPGHVNLDLVTMRPVAQSAQHLLARGPLRVRRVED
- a CDS encoding uracil-DNA glycosylase, whose translation is MAKSLAELAAARLIDEGWADALAPAGSKIAEIGDRLRAEVAAGRMYLPAGDRVLRAFQRPLADVRVLIVGQDPYPTPGHPIGLSFAVDAHVRPLPRSLSNIYRELHDDLGIAPAPHGDLSAWSDQGVMLLNRVLTVAPGAPGSHRGWGWEAVTEHAIRTLVARDAPLVAILWGRDAAGLQPLLASTPVVASPHPSPLSASRGFFGSRPFSRTNALLEEQGATPVDWRIPA
- a CDS encoding M4 family metallopeptidase, producing the protein MTPRHAIVPPFLLARIAESAPSTMARAAAAAARTLAAPRPARGRSRLRLSIEHGALVAETSPAPDRVVSDAGGVERLPGRRVRGEDEPPTGDAAADEAFDGLGATFDFFWDAFSRNGIDGAGGSLLATVHYGRDYDNAFWNGERMVFGDGDGEVFAGFTRSLSVIAHELAHGVTDAEGGLEYEGQSGALNESLSDVFGALAEQHAAGQTAAAASWLIGEGIFTPAVQGVALRSMKAPGTAYDDDVLGSDPQPAHMRDYVETTEDNGGVHINSGIPNRAFYLTATALGGRAWERAGLIWYRTLEGDLSPTIDFAGFARATLATAATEYGEDSEEVAAVRSGWSGVGVLEDGSAGA